In Gemmatimonadota bacterium, a single window of DNA contains:
- a CDS encoding S9 family peptidase has translation MATWPRTTRRAPSVAPSPPEVRMPHSRYARRALVLSVLMAAPALAQPARDRITLDQYLDWEDVQTPRLSPDGKQVIYTRRWVDKLNDRWESSLWIMGVDGAKNRFLVNGGAVEWSPDGQRIAYIARGEPAGAQIFVRWMDAEGSISQVTRLTEAPSDLQWSPDGKSIAFRMAVPYRESWSIPVPAAPKGAKWVEPPRIVTKLDYRQDRLGFNDDAYQHIFVVSAEGGTPRQITSGSWDHGAPQWMPDGKTIVFAANRVADAEYSWRQSDVYAVDVTGGAIKQLTTRSGPDGQPAPSPDGKLIAYTGFDHTTDTWRDQQLYVMNADGSNARSLTPQLDRSPSGLIWAADGSGIYFNVENEGARNLYFAPLTGAVRQVTKGAQVLTVTDIGKTGIAIGTSSTASRPNDVVTFALLKPEPRALTAVNDDVLTGKKIGEQEELWYTSVDGYKIQGWIVKPPDFDPKKKYPLMLEIHGGPHSMYNVGFNFSRQNHVAEGYLLLYTNPRGSTGYGSAFGNAIKNAYPGKDFDDLMAGVDTVINRGYVDTNRMYVFGCSGGGVLTAWIVGHTNRFAAASSNCPVTNWMSFVGTTDSPGWYRNFEKPFWEDPSEHLKRSPIMYVGNVKTPTMLMTGVQDLRTPMPQTEEFYSALKYRKVPTAMIRFNNEWHGTSSTPSNFLRTQLYLRSWFERWPQKVAAQ, from the coding sequence ATGGCGACATGGCCCCGCACGACGCGTCGGGCGCCGTCAGTTGCACCCTCGCCCCCGGAGGTCCGCATGCCCCACTCGCGCTACGCGCGCCGTGCGCTCGTCCTGTCAGTGCTCATGGCCGCACCGGCGCTGGCCCAGCCGGCCCGCGACCGCATCACGCTCGACCAGTACCTCGACTGGGAGGACGTGCAGACGCCGCGCCTCTCCCCCGACGGCAAGCAGGTGATCTACACGCGACGGTGGGTCGACAAGCTCAACGACCGGTGGGAATCGTCGCTCTGGATCATGGGCGTCGATGGGGCGAAGAACCGCTTCCTGGTCAACGGCGGCGCGGTCGAGTGGTCGCCCGACGGTCAACGCATCGCGTACATCGCCCGAGGCGAACCGGCCGGGGCGCAGATTTTCGTTAGGTGGATGGACGCCGAAGGGTCGATCTCGCAGGTCACCCGGCTTACCGAAGCGCCGAGCGACCTCCAGTGGTCCCCCGACGGCAAGTCGATTGCCTTCCGTATGGCGGTCCCGTATCGCGAGTCGTGGAGCATCCCGGTCCCGGCGGCGCCCAAGGGGGCCAAGTGGGTCGAGCCGCCACGCATCGTCACCAAGCTCGATTACCGCCAGGACCGGTTGGGCTTCAACGACGACGCCTACCAGCACATCTTCGTCGTCTCGGCCGAGGGGGGGACGCCCCGCCAGATCACGAGCGGCAGCTGGGATCACGGCGCGCCGCAGTGGATGCCGGACGGCAAGACCATCGTCTTTGCCGCCAACCGCGTCGCCGACGCCGAGTACTCCTGGCGACAGAGCGATGTGTACGCGGTCGACGTGACCGGCGGGGCCATCAAGCAGCTGACGACACGCAGCGGCCCCGATGGGCAGCCCGCGCCGTCGCCGGACGGCAAGCTGATCGCCTACACCGGCTTCGACCACACGACCGATACGTGGCGCGACCAGCAGCTCTACGTGATGAATGCCGACGGCTCGAATGCGCGGTCGTTGACGCCACAGCTCGACCGTTCGCCGTCCGGGCTCATCTGGGCCGCCGACGGGAGCGGGATCTACTTCAACGTGGAGAACGAAGGGGCGCGCAACCTGTACTTCGCCCCGCTCACCGGCGCGGTGCGCCAGGTGACGAAGGGGGCGCAGGTCCTCACGGTCACCGACATCGGCAAGACGGGGATCGCGATCGGGACCTCGAGCACAGCCTCGCGCCCTAACGACGTGGTGACGTTCGCCCTGCTCAAGCCGGAGCCCCGCGCGCTGACGGCCGTCAACGACGACGTGCTCACGGGGAAGAAGATCGGCGAGCAGGAAGAGCTGTGGTACACCTCGGTCGATGGCTACAAGATCCAGGGATGGATCGTGAAGCCCCCCGATTTCGACCCCAAGAAGAAGTACCCGCTGATGCTCGAGATCCACGGCGGACCGCACTCGATGTACAACGTCGGCTTCAACTTCTCGCGTCAGAACCACGTGGCCGAGGGGTACCTCCTGCTGTACACCAACCCGCGCGGTTCCACGGGCTACGGCAGTGCCTTCGGGAACGCGATCAAGAACGCGTATCCCGGCAAGGACTTCGACGACCTGATGGCCGGTGTGGACACGGTCATCAACCGCGGATACGTCGACACCAATCGCATGTACGTGTTCGGGTGCTCCGGCGGCGGCGTGCTCACGGCGTGGATCGTCGGGCACACGAATCGATTTGCGGCCGCCAGCTCCAACTGCCCGGTGACGAACTGGATGAGCTTCGTGGGCACCACCGACAGCCCGGGGTGGTACCGCAACTTCGAGAAGCCCTTCTGGGAGGATCCCAGCGAGCACCTCAAGCGCTCGCCGATCATGTACGTGGGCAACGTGAAGACGCCGACGATGCTGATGACCGGGGTGCAGGACCTGCGCACGCCGATGCCGCAGACGGAGGAGTTCTACTCGGCGCTCAAGTACCGCAAGGTTCCCACCGCGATGATCCGCTTCAACAACGAGTGGCACGGGACGTCGTCGACGCCGTCGAACTTCCTGCGGACGCAGCTCTACCTGCGCAGCTGGTTCGAGCGGTGGCCGCAGAAGGTTGCGGCGCAGTAG
- a CDS encoding sigma-54-dependent Fis family transcriptional regulator, whose product MSRPSRLLLADDQPDVLEALRLLLKGEGYQVETARSPMEVLEAVRSREFDAVLADLNYTRDTTSGREGLDLLQQLVGLDATLPIIVMTAWASIDTAVEAMRRGAHDYVEKPWDNARLVAIVRNAVELGRALRRAQHLEHENSALRSAAATLPTLIAESPVMRPVLQLMARVGPSDANVLITGEHGTGKELVATWLHASSPRAQRGFVAVNMGGLSDGVFESELFGHVKGAFTDARSDRVGRFELADSGTIFLDEIANISMGQQSKLLRVLQGGELERVGSSKVRRVDVRVLSATNADLQEDVRAGRFREDLLFRLNTIEIHLPALRERRDDIAPLARAFLQRHAHRYRKALEGFEPGAMQALLEHAWPGNIRELGHAVERAVLMAQGPAIRAVDLGLRVTGPSSPRYEDLSLEEVEQILIRKALARHGGNVSQAAKALGLSRSALYRRLEHFRIEPGSAS is encoded by the coding sequence GTGTCCCGCCCCTCCCGCCTCCTCCTGGCCGACGACCAGCCCGACGTCCTCGAGGCGTTGCGCCTGCTGCTCAAGGGTGAGGGCTACCAGGTCGAGACGGCCCGTTCGCCGATGGAGGTGCTCGAGGCGGTGCGGTCGCGCGAGTTCGACGCCGTCCTCGCCGACCTGAACTACACGCGCGACACGACGTCGGGGCGCGAGGGGCTCGACCTCCTGCAACAACTCGTTGGGCTCGACGCCACCCTCCCCATCATCGTGATGACGGCATGGGCGAGCATCGACACGGCGGTGGAGGCGATGCGCCGCGGGGCGCACGACTACGTCGAGAAGCCGTGGGACAACGCGCGCCTGGTCGCCATCGTCCGGAACGCGGTGGAGCTCGGGCGCGCGCTGCGCCGCGCACAGCACCTCGAGCACGAGAACTCGGCGCTGCGTTCGGCGGCCGCGACGCTCCCCACGCTCATCGCCGAGTCGCCGGTGATGCGCCCGGTATTGCAGCTGATGGCCCGCGTGGGCCCCAGCGATGCCAACGTCCTCATTACCGGGGAGCACGGGACGGGGAAGGAGCTGGTCGCCACCTGGCTGCACGCCTCCTCGCCGCGGGCCCAGCGCGGCTTCGTGGCGGTGAACATGGGCGGGCTCTCCGACGGCGTCTTCGAGAGCGAACTGTTTGGCCACGTGAAGGGGGCCTTCACCGATGCGCGCAGCGATCGCGTGGGGCGATTCGAGCTCGCCGATTCGGGGACGATCTTCCTCGACGAGATCGCCAACATCTCGATGGGACAGCAGAGCAAGCTGCTGCGGGTGCTGCAGGGGGGCGAACTGGAGCGCGTGGGGTCGTCCAAGGTGCGGCGCGTCGACGTGCGCGTGCTCTCGGCGACCAACGCCGACCTGCAGGAGGACGTGCGCGCCGGGCGCTTCCGCGAGGACCTCCTCTTCCGCCTCAACACGATCGAGATCCACCTCCCGGCGCTGCGCGAGCGACGCGACGACATCGCCCCGCTGGCGCGCGCCTTCCTGCAACGCCACGCGCACCGCTATCGCAAGGCGCTCGAGGGCTTCGAGCCCGGCGCCATGCAGGCGCTGCTCGAGCACGCGTGGCCCGGCAACATTCGCGAGTTGGGGCATGCGGTCGAGCGCGCGGTGCTGATGGCGCAGGGGCCGGCGATTCGCGCGGTCGACCTGGGGCTGCGCGTGACCGGACCGTCATCGCCGCGCTACGAGGACCTGTCGCTCGAAGAGGTCGAGCAGATCCTCATCCGGAAGGCGTTGGCCCGACACGGCGGCAACGTCTCACAGGCGGCCAAGGCGCTGGGGCTGAGCCGCAGCGCCCTCTATCGGCGACTCGAGCACTTCCGCATCGAACCGGGGAGTGCCTCGTGA
- a CDS encoding PAS domain-containing sensor histidine kinase, which produces MTDPGWPVEPEQRRRFSLTHERRVFLLALGAGLPGVVATLVLLWTGSYSARAAWTLGGLVAGVWLIIAIALRERVVRPLQTLSNMLAALREGDFSLRARLGRSDDALGLALLEINMLGDTLRTQRQGAMEATSLLRAVMAEIDVAIFTFDDHDALRLVNRAGERLLDQGAERLVGKQAAALGLGALLRGGSPQVYDLTFPERAGRWEVRRTTFRQDARPHTLLVIADVTKSLREEELQAWQRIVRVLSHEINNSLAPIKSLAGSLQVMVERGVTGSDGSEASDDMQRGLGIIASRADALSRFMSAYARLARLPAPQRTQVRVEELVRRVAAIEQRLAVRVAPGPDITMHADRDQLEQALINLVRNAVDAALETGGSVDVTWRLDGARVELVVRDEGLGLPATANLFVPFFTTKPQGTGIGLVLSRQIAEAHGGMLSLENRRDVRGCVASLTIPLADR; this is translated from the coding sequence GTGACCGACCCCGGGTGGCCTGTCGAACCCGAGCAGCGCCGCCGCTTTTCGCTCACCCACGAGCGTCGCGTCTTCCTGCTCGCGCTCGGCGCCGGGCTCCCCGGCGTGGTGGCCACGCTCGTCCTCCTGTGGACCGGGAGCTACTCTGCCCGCGCCGCCTGGACGCTCGGCGGGTTGGTGGCCGGTGTGTGGCTCATCATCGCGATCGCCCTGCGCGAGCGCGTGGTGCGCCCGCTGCAGACGCTGTCCAACATGCTGGCGGCGCTGCGCGAAGGCGACTTCTCGCTGCGGGCGCGGCTGGGGCGCTCCGACGACGCGTTAGGCCTGGCGCTGCTCGAGATCAACATGCTGGGCGACACGCTGCGCACGCAGCGGCAGGGGGCGATGGAGGCGACCTCGCTGCTGCGGGCGGTGATGGCCGAGATCGACGTCGCCATCTTCACCTTCGACGACCACGATGCGTTGCGGCTGGTGAACCGCGCCGGCGAGCGGCTCCTGGACCAGGGGGCCGAGCGCCTGGTCGGCAAGCAGGCCGCCGCGCTGGGGTTGGGGGCGCTGCTGCGCGGGGGATCACCGCAGGTGTACGACCTCACCTTTCCCGAGCGCGCGGGGCGATGGGAGGTGCGGCGCACGACGTTTCGCCAGGACGCGCGCCCACACACGCTGTTGGTGATTGCCGACGTGACCAAGAGCCTTCGCGAGGAGGAGCTGCAGGCATGGCAGCGCATCGTGCGCGTCTTGAGCCACGAGATCAACAACTCACTTGCCCCCATCAAGTCGCTGGCCGGGTCGCTGCAGGTGATGGTCGAACGCGGGGTGACCGGGAGCGACGGGAGCGAGGCGAGTGACGACATGCAGCGCGGGCTGGGGATCATCGCCAGCCGCGCCGATGCGTTGTCGCGCTTCATGAGCGCCTATGCGCGCCTGGCGCGCCTCCCCGCCCCGCAGCGCACGCAGGTGCGCGTGGAGGAGCTCGTGCGGCGCGTCGCCGCCATCGAGCAGCGCCTCGCCGTGCGCGTGGCCCCCGGCCCGGACATCACGATGCACGCCGATCGCGACCAGCTCGAGCAGGCGTTGATCAACCTCGTGCGCAACGCCGTCGATGCGGCGCTGGAGACCGGCGGGAGCGTCGACGTCACCTGGCGCCTCGATGGCGCGCGCGTCGAACTCGTGGTGCGTGACGAGGGGCTCGGCCTGCCGGCGACGGCCAACCTCTTCGTCCCGTTCTTCACCACCAAGCCGCAGGGCACGGGGATCGGGCTCGTCCTCTCGCGACAGATCGCCGAGGCGCACGGCGGGATGCTGTCGCTGGAGAACCGGCGTGACGTGCGCGGGTGCGTGGCGTCGCTGACGATCCCGCTGGCCGACCGTTAG
- a CDS encoding ABC transporter permease: MSSPLSVALRSLRRSPLTAAAAILTIALGVGATTTIYGVVDATMLQPLPWAEAARLMEPVITVQEAGEATSREMTWSYPKFETLREQQRSFSDLAGYTSFDVLLDGGDGNERVEAEMVTGNYFRLLQLPMALGRGLQPTDDAAGAPPVTVLSHATWMRRFGGDAGVVGRTLSVGAVRAEVVGVAAEPARALSGRAALWVPMSVGVILSYPELLQERWNHWFDAVGRLRPGVTPEAAVRELQLLGPRIDAAHPFPEAGGGRYGATGHTLREARHDPALARAVLILLGAVCCVLLIACVNVANLLLARASARDREFAVRMAIGARRGQLVRQMLAETMLLSLVGGVLGVVIAAWSVDALHGLEAMTSGARGTQAAQFLDFGDIRLHPGVLAFGLALSLGTGLLCGILPAWRASRPVLTESLKDGAGSTTEGSLSLRRGRSRALLIVGNVALSLLLLVGAGLFTRSFAKARGIDGGFTPAHVLTFRVQAPDDSAYAGASRAMMKEAILTRLTALPGVEAAAIGNCAPLAQACDGTIVLSVDGVALPESGERPEIGVHLASAGYLKAIGARLIAGRFIEDTDDASAPTVGVISETTAKRLFPNQNPLGKRMGIGFSRWKDAEIVGVVSDVNYGAVGAPPALAFYGSYKLAPRPSALVFVRADAAPSTFFVAARQIVRSVGPALAVYDERTLEERVGSALARLRFGAVLLGAFAGLGLLLAVIGIYGVLAYSVEQRTRELGIRLALGALQREVVAAVMRRAMLLAGIGVAVGLAAAWGASRFVRGLVFGISPTDPVTFVGQTLALVLVCAVASYIPARRAARLDPVRALRNE; this comes from the coding sequence ATGTCCTCCCCCCTGTCCGTTGCCCTGCGGTCGCTGCGGCGATCGCCCCTCACCGCTGCCGCGGCCATCCTCACCATCGCGTTAGGCGTCGGGGCGACCACGACCATCTATGGCGTGGTCGACGCCACGATGCTGCAACCGCTGCCGTGGGCCGAGGCGGCACGCCTGATGGAGCCGGTCATCACCGTGCAGGAGGCGGGCGAGGCCACGTCGCGGGAGATGACCTGGTCGTACCCCAAGTTCGAGACGCTGCGCGAGCAGCAGCGGTCGTTCTCCGACCTCGCCGGGTACACCTCGTTCGACGTCCTGCTGGACGGCGGCGACGGGAACGAACGGGTGGAGGCGGAGATGGTGACGGGGAACTACTTCCGCCTTTTGCAGCTGCCGATGGCCCTCGGGCGCGGACTGCAGCCGACGGACGATGCCGCGGGAGCCCCCCCGGTCACCGTGTTGAGCCACGCCACCTGGATGCGACGCTTCGGCGGCGATGCCGGTGTGGTGGGACGCACCCTCTCCGTCGGGGCCGTGCGCGCCGAGGTCGTCGGGGTGGCGGCCGAGCCGGCGCGCGCACTCAGCGGACGTGCCGCGCTCTGGGTGCCGATGTCCGTTGGCGTGATCCTTTCGTATCCCGAGCTGCTGCAGGAGCGCTGGAATCACTGGTTCGATGCCGTGGGTCGCCTGCGCCCGGGGGTCACGCCCGAGGCGGCGGTCCGTGAGCTGCAACTGCTGGGACCGCGCATCGACGCCGCCCATCCCTTCCCCGAGGCCGGCGGCGGCCGCTACGGCGCCACGGGACACACGCTGCGCGAGGCCCGCCACGATCCGGCGCTCGCGCGGGCGGTGCTCATCCTCCTGGGCGCCGTCTGCTGCGTCCTCCTCATCGCCTGCGTCAACGTCGCCAACCTGCTCCTGGCGCGCGCCAGCGCGCGCGACCGGGAGTTCGCCGTGCGCATGGCCATCGGCGCGCGCCGCGGACAGCTGGTTCGGCAGATGCTCGCCGAGACGATGCTGCTATCGCTGGTGGGGGGGGTGCTGGGCGTGGTGATCGCCGCCTGGTCAGTCGACGCGCTGCACGGGCTCGAGGCGATGACGTCGGGCGCACGCGGGACCCAGGCCGCCCAGTTCCTCGACTTCGGCGACATCCGCCTGCATCCCGGCGTGCTCGCCTTCGGGCTGGCGCTGTCGTTAGGTACGGGGCTCCTGTGCGGGATCCTCCCCGCCTGGCGCGCCTCGCGCCCCGTGCTCACCGAATCGCTCAAGGACGGCGCCGGCTCGACGACCGAGGGGAGCCTCTCACTGCGCCGCGGACGGTCGCGTGCACTCTTGATCGTCGGCAACGTCGCCCTCTCGCTCCTCCTGCTGGTGGGCGCCGGGCTGTTCACCCGGAGCTTCGCCAAGGCGCGCGGCATCGATGGCGGCTTCACGCCAGCACACGTGCTCACCTTTCGCGTGCAAGCGCCAGATGATTCCGCGTACGCGGGGGCCAGTCGCGCGATGATGAAGGAGGCGATCCTCACTCGCCTCACCGCACTCCCCGGCGTGGAGGCGGCGGCGATCGGCAACTGCGCGCCGCTGGCTCAGGCGTGCGACGGCACGATCGTGCTCAGTGTCGACGGCGTCGCGCTTCCGGAGTCGGGCGAGCGCCCGGAGATCGGGGTGCACCTGGCCAGCGCCGGCTACCTCAAGGCCATCGGGGCCCGCCTCATCGCCGGTCGGTTCATCGAGGATACGGATGACGCCAGCGCCCCGACGGTCGGGGTGATCAGCGAGACGACGGCCAAGCGCCTCTTCCCCAACCAGAACCCGCTCGGCAAGCGCATGGGCATCGGCTTCAGCCGTTGGAAGGACGCGGAAATCGTCGGCGTGGTGTCGGATGTGAACTACGGCGCGGTGGGTGCGCCGCCGGCGCTGGCGTTCTATGGGTCCTACAAGCTGGCCCCGCGACCGTCGGCGCTCGTCTTCGTGCGCGCGGACGCGGCCCCGTCGACGTTCTTCGTGGCTGCCAGACAAATCGTCCGAAGCGTGGGTCCGGCGCTCGCGGTGTACGACGAGCGTACGCTCGAGGAGCGCGTGGGTTCGGCGCTGGCCCGCCTGCGGTTCGGTGCGGTCCTGCTCGGGGCTTTTGCCGGGCTGGGGCTCCTGCTCGCGGTCATCGGCATCTATGGCGTGCTCGCCTATTCCGTGGAGCAGCGGACGCGTGAGCTCGGCATTCGCCTGGCCCTCGGCGCCCTGCAGCGCGAAGTCGTCGCGGCCGTGATGCGCCGCGCCATGCTCCTGGCCGGCATCGGGGTCGCGGTGGGACTGGCCGCCGCCTGGGGCGCGTCGCGCTTCGTGCGCGGACTCGTCTTCGGGATCTCCCCGACCGATCCCGTCACCTTCGTGGGGCAGACGCTGGCCCTCGTGCTCGTCTGCGCCGTGGCGAGCTACATTCCGGCGCGACGTGCCGCCCGCCTCGACCCGGTGCGCGCGTTGCGCAACGAGTAG
- a CDS encoding MFS transporter: protein MTPSPAAPPAAPRHDPYAALAIPAFRRFVVSLLTMTVATQVQAVVVGWLIYQSTRDPLALGLIGLAEVIPYIGVALVAGYVVDRNDRKRISVLALVVLALASASLLTFTLLSSVPGRIWPYYAVIATCGVARSFLQSSRSALVSEIVPREHFANAATWRSSTWQLGTVLGPALGGVAFAAVGAKVTFAVNVALNLVALWAMVGIRHTPTRLSVGAESIRKTLADGVRFVRSQRIILAALTLDMLAVFFGGAVALMPVFATEILGVGPRGVGMLQAAPGVGAVLMAIVVAHRPPFQRAGRALLVAVTIFGVATIGFALSTSFPLSLALLVISGAADNVSAVIRATLIQVLVPAHMLGRISAVNAIFIGSSNELGAFESGVAARLFGTVASVVIGGTMTLGVVAATAWRVPALRQLRRIEAPPRD from the coding sequence ATGACCCCCTCGCCCGCCGCGCCCCCCGCCGCGCCGCGACACGACCCGTACGCCGCCCTCGCCATCCCCGCGTTCCGCCGCTTCGTGGTCTCGCTCCTGACCATGACCGTCGCCACGCAGGTGCAGGCGGTCGTGGTCGGGTGGCTCATCTACCAGTCCACGCGCGACCCGCTGGCCCTCGGCCTCATCGGCCTCGCCGAGGTCATCCCCTACATCGGCGTCGCCCTGGTGGCCGGCTACGTCGTCGACCGCAACGACCGGAAGCGCATCTCGGTCCTGGCGCTCGTGGTCCTGGCGCTCGCCTCGGCCTCACTCCTCACCTTCACCCTGCTGTCGTCGGTTCCCGGGCGCATCTGGCCGTACTACGCCGTCATCGCCACCTGCGGAGTGGCCCGGTCGTTCCTGCAGTCCTCGCGCTCGGCGCTCGTCTCCGAGATCGTCCCCCGCGAGCACTTCGCCAACGCCGCCACCTGGCGCAGTTCCACCTGGCAGCTCGGCACGGTCCTCGGTCCGGCGTTAGGCGGTGTGGCCTTCGCGGCGGTCGGGGCCAAGGTCACCTTTGCCGTCAATGTCGCGCTCAACCTGGTGGCGTTGTGGGCGATGGTGGGGATTCGGCACACCCCCACGCGCCTGTCGGTGGGGGCGGAGTCGATTCGCAAGACGTTGGCCGACGGCGTGCGCTTCGTGCGATCGCAGCGCATCATCCTGGCGGCGCTCACGCTCGACATGCTGGCCGTCTTCTTCGGCGGCGCGGTGGCGCTGATGCCGGTCTTTGCCACCGAGATCCTCGGCGTCGGTCCGCGCGGGGTCGGGATGCTGCAGGCCGCCCCCGGGGTGGGCGCCGTGCTCATGGCGATCGTCGTCGCGCACCGCCCCCCCTTCCAGCGCGCGGGGCGTGCGCTGCTGGTCGCGGTCACCATCTTCGGCGTGGCCACGATCGGCTTCGCGCTCTCCACGTCGTTCCCGCTCTCGCTCGCGCTCCTCGTCATCAGCGGCGCCGCCGACAATGTGAGCGCCGTCATTCGCGCGACGCTCATCCAGGTCCTCGTCCCCGCCCACATGCTGGGGCGCATCTCGGCGGTCAACGCGATCTTCATCGGGAGCAGCAACGAACTGGGCGCCTTCGAGTCCGGGGTTGCGGCGCGCCTCTTCGGTACCGTGGCCTCCGTCGTGATCGGCGGGACCATGACGTTAGGCGTGGTGGCGGCAACGGCGTGGCGGGTGCCGGCGCTGCGGCAGCTGCGGCGCATCGAGGCACCGCCGCGGGACTGA
- a CDS encoding ABC transporter ATP-binding protein, with amino-acid sequence MSFFRASKPAPPLEDEVLTGPLVSMRGVEKSFDLPMGKSYVLRRVTLDIKAGEFVTIMGPSGAGKSTLLSILGMFDGAWQGEYLFRNTPVHALANKDRLTLNRKYIGFVFQQYHLLDDLTVAENLDVPLSYRDVPRDRRAAIVADTLDRFQIVGKKDLYPRQLSGGQQQLVGVARAVIAKPALLLADEPTGNLHSSQARDIMELFVALNQAGTTIVQVTHSEENAQYGSRIVTVRDGWVVSDEQTGEGRRDGRGV; translated from the coding sequence ATGTCCTTCTTTCGCGCCAGCAAGCCCGCGCCCCCGCTCGAAGACGAGGTCCTCACCGGCCCGCTGGTCTCGATGCGCGGCGTGGAGAAGTCGTTCGACCTGCCGATGGGGAAGTCGTACGTGCTGCGTCGCGTGACGCTCGACATCAAGGCCGGCGAATTCGTCACGATCATGGGGCCGTCGGGGGCGGGCAAGTCGACGCTCCTCTCCATTCTCGGGATGTTCGACGGCGCGTGGCAGGGGGAGTACCTCTTCCGCAACACGCCCGTGCACGCGCTGGCCAACAAGGACCGCCTAACGCTCAACCGGAAGTACATCGGCTTCGTCTTCCAGCAGTACCACCTGCTCGACGACCTGACGGTAGCCGAGAACCTCGACGTGCCGTTGTCGTACCGGGACGTCCCGCGCGACCGGCGGGCGGCGATCGTCGCCGACACGCTCGACCGCTTCCAGATCGTGGGCAAGAAGGACCTGTACCCGCGCCAGCTCTCGGGCGGCCAGCAGCAACTCGTCGGCGTCGCACGCGCCGTGATCGCAAAGCCGGCGCTCCTGCTGGCCGACGAGCCCACGGGGAACCTGCACTCGTCGCAGGCGCGCGACATCATGGAGCTCTTCGTCGCGCTCAACCAGGCGGGGACGACGATCGTGCAGGTGACGCACTCCGAGGAGAATGCGCAGTACGGCAGCCGGATCGTGACGGTGCGCGATGGCTGGGTGGTCTCGGACGAGCAGACGGGCGAGGGGCGACGAGACGGGCGGGGCGTGTAG